Within the Mucilaginibacter sp. CSA2-8R genome, the region ACAAGCTGCTTTACTACTCAATCTGCCAGTCGATAGGTGTCTTGTTCTGCGAACTGAGCAGTGCGTTGGTTTTGCTAAAATGCTTGCATCCAAAAAAGCCATTATCGGCTGAGTAAGGTGAGGGATGAGCTGCTTTTAGTATATAATGTTTTTGATCATCAATCAGCTCTGATTTAGCCTGCGCAAACTTGCCCCATAACAAAAATACCACGCCCTCTTTTTCTTCAGATATTTTGCGGATAACCGTATCCGTAAAAATCTCCCAGCCCTTTTTTTGATGCGAGCCTGGTTTGCCCGCCTGCACGGTAAGCGTAGCGTTTAATAACAGCACGCCTTGGTCTGCCCATTTGGTGAGGTCGCCGTGGTTGGGTATAGTAAAACCCGAAACATCTGTTTGCAGTTCTTTATATATATTTTTTAACGATGGCGGCACGGTGATACCCTTTTGTACGGCAAACGAAAGACCGAATGCCTGGTTAGCGCCATGATATGGGTCCTGGCCTAGTATTACTGCTTTCAGGTTATCAAATGGCGTATGGTTAAAAGCGTAAAAAATATCGCTGCCTTTTGGATATACCTTATGGCCCGCATCTTTTTCTTCTTTTAAAAATTGTTTAAGCTTAATCATGTAGTCTTTTTCAAACTCATCATGAAGTATTTTGAGCCAGGAGGCTTCTATCTCAACAGCCATATAATTTTTTGTTCGGTTAATTGCTTAAGCGTATAAATAAACGGATATTTGCACTTTATTACAAAAGTACAAACGATGTCAAATATTGTTCGGTTAGTAATTGCCTGTGTAGTAATGGGTGCGGGCGTTGCCTTATGTGGGTTTGGTTTTTGGGGATGGGGTATACTGGTGTTTCTAATAGGCGGTTTAATACTGGCTACATACTTCTTTAACGAGAATATGCTGATTGCACAATTTTACCTGCGTAAAGAAAACTCCGATGAAGCCGAAAAATGGTTATTAAAAATAACCGACTACGAAAAACAGTTATTTAAGGGTCAGCACGGATATTACAACTTATTACTGGGTTTGATAGAGTCGCGCAAAGCGCCTTTAAAGTCAGAAAAGTATTTTAAAAAGGCTATTACTTTGGGCATGACCATGTCGCACAACACGGCCCTGGCCAAGTTAAGCTTAGCAGGTATAGCCATGGCTAAGCGTAACAAACGCGAAGCTCAGCAGTATTTAACTGAGGCCGCTAAAGACGATAAGAATAAGTTACTGGCTGATCAGATTAAGATGATGAAAGGCCAGATGGCTCAAATGGATAAGCAGCAGGTACAACGTGGCGGTTACCGTAACTTCTAAACCAGCAGGAAAAGAAATAAATTAAATAAAGGCTTGAATAGAAATATTCAGGCCTTTATTTTTCGTCAATGCTGCTAAAATATTCAGGTTCGGTACTGCCAACATAACCGACATCTCTAAAACGATCTGTCACAGCTACTTCATCATCAGACGGATTGCAAAACTCAACCATTTTGAGCAAAGAACGGACGAAAGACACGTTAAACTTTTTACGGTCAAGCTTTATTAAAAATTCGCGGTCTGTTATTTCCAATGTAGAATTCATAGTTCTATGGTATTTTTATAAAAGTAAATTAGAGATATAAACTTATAATTAGGCTTTCTTTAAATTTTGGTTAA harbors:
- the ung gene encoding uracil-DNA glycosylase gives rise to the protein MAVEIEASWLKILHDEFEKDYMIKLKQFLKEEKDAGHKVYPKGSDIFYAFNHTPFDNLKAVILGQDPYHGANQAFGLSFAVQKGITVPPSLKNIYKELQTDVSGFTIPNHGDLTKWADQGVLLLNATLTVQAGKPGSHQKKGWEIFTDTVIRKISEEKEGVVFLLWGKFAQAKSELIDDQKHYILKAAHPSPYSADNGFFGCKHFSKTNALLSSQNKTPIDWQIE
- a CDS encoding DUF2892 domain-containing protein, which translates into the protein MSNIVRLVIACVVMGAGVALCGFGFWGWGILVFLIGGLILATYFFNENMLIAQFYLRKENSDEAEKWLLKITDYEKQLFKGQHGYYNLLLGLIESRKAPLKSEKYFKKAITLGMTMSHNTALAKLSLAGIAMAKRNKREAQQYLTEAAKDDKNKLLADQIKMMKGQMAQMDKQQVQRGGYRNF